GCACAACGCCGACGATGCGAACGACTTGTTGCAAGAGACCGTGCTGCGCGCATGGCGTTTCTTCGATCACTTTCAACCGGGGACCAATTGCCGCGCCTGGTTGCTTACCATTTTGTTCAACAACTTCCGCAATGGCTACCGCCGCACATCGCGCGAACAGCCAGCATCGGCAACCAGCGACTTCGATCATCGGCTAGAGGCGGCCAGTCTTTCGGACCAGCGCCAGGAGGGGAATCCCGAAACCGCAGTTTCCGCACGATCGATGGATCGCGAAGTGGAAAGCGCCTTCAACTCGATGCCGGACGAATTTCGCTCGGCCTTGTTGCTCATCGATGTCCAGGAACTCAGCTACCGGGAAGCCTCGCAAGTGCTGGAAGTGCCGGTAGGCACCATCAAGTCGCGGGTATCGCGCGGACGTACGCTAATGCGCCAGGCCCTGCAGTCTTATGCCAAAGATAGGGGAATAATCCGGTCTTGACTCCAATGGATCGCAGGCCTAACTCCGAGACGATGCCGCTCTGTGGGAGCTCAGCGTCCCGGCGCTGACTATTAGAGGGGAATCGGTCAGAAGCTAATCGGGTGGATTGCGGCACTTACATAGAGCAGTTCCTTTCGGCGCACGCCGACGGCGAGTTGAGTGAGGACGAACTCCGGGCCGCCGAGGAGCATGTCGCCGGATGCGCAGCCTGCCGCGAGCGCTTAAAAGAAGAGCGCGCGCTCAAGCAGACCCTGCACGAGCATCTCGGCGCACTCAAAACACCCACCCAGGTTCGCGAACGTATTCGCCTGGCACTGGATCGTGAACAGGCGAGCGAATCCTTCCCTGAGCCGAGCCCGGCGGTCCGAGGTGCTTCGCGATCGAAGTGGTTGCGTCCCCGCATATGGGTGCCCGGCGCCATCGCGGCTCTGCTGGTAATCGGATTGACCACGCTGAGCACGTTCTCGCCACCCAGACATCCGGCCGTGCAGCTGGATCAGGCGTTGGAAGAAGCATTTTCAACTGATTCAGTTCCGCTGTTCGATGGAGGGGTCCGCCACCTCCAGAGTTTTGAGAAAAAGTTCGAGCCCAACGTGCCCTCGGGAAGCCCCGCTGACATTTCGGACGCCTATCTCGGGCACAAGATGCCCGGCTACTTATGGAACTTCGGTCCCTCGGGATTTCAACTGGCGGGCGGCCGGCTCGAGACGTTGCCTAGCGGCGACCTGGCTGCGTACACATTCTACCGCGGCGACAAGGGCGGTATTCTGTGCGTCTACGAGCACTTTCAGGGGACGTTTCCCGGGGGCCCGATACACGAAACCCACGAGCACTCCTACTACGTGTACAAAGGCTACTCGATTTGCATCAGCAAATATCCGCGCGGTGACTTCGTCTGCATCTTGATAACCCATCGCCCCATAGACGAGTTCATGCAAACGATCGCGGACTCGTCGATGTGAAGTCGGGGACCGGCGGATCCCTTTCTGAAGTAACGCAGCCGCCAGCGTTCAATCACCTGCCGCGCCCGCGGCAGCCGTCGAACGCAAACCGCCATCCTCAACGAAGCCGGGAGCGAACCTGAAACTCTGTAGACGCTCGCTGGATCCTTCCCCACCGGGGCGTCTGAACGCGCAAGAAACGCCCTGGAACGGACATCCGGTCCGGGTTTGAGCCTGCGGGAGTCGATAGCGCAAGCGGGTTTTAGCGCTCCACGATCGAGGAGATCCGCTCGGCTTCACGCTCCTTGGCATCAAAAAGGTGGAGTTGGTGAGGCTCGTGGCGGCGCGGGATCTCCACCGGGTAATTGCCCGTGAAGCACGCGTCGCAGAACTCCTCGCGCCCGCTATTGATGAACGAATAGAGCCCTTCCCAGCTCAGATAGCCCAGCGAGTCGGCTCCGATGTACCGACGAATTTCCTCGACCGAATGCGATGCGGCAAGCAGTTCCTCGCGAGTCGGCGTGTCGATCCCATAGAAACACGAATGGGTAGTGGGAGGCGCGGCGATTCGCATGTGTACTTCGCGCGCACCCGCCTCCCGCAGCATCGGTATGACCTTGCGTAGCGTGGTCCCTCTCACTATCGAATCTTCGATCAACACGATGCGCTTGTTGCGCAGCAACTCGGCCACCGGGTTAAATTTGATTTTGACGCCGAAATGCCGAATCGACTGGCGCGGCTCGATGAAAGTGCGGCCCACGTAGTGGCTGCGCACCAAACCCATTTCAAAGGGCAGGCCGGATTCTTCTGCGAACCCAAGTGCCGCCGCGTTTCCTGCGTCCGGGACCGGAACCACGATATCGGCCTCGGCAGGGCACTCCCGCGCTAGCGCGCGGCCTTGTGTCTTTCGCACCTGGTAGACGTTGCGTCCATACAGCAGGCTGTCGGGTCGTGCGAAGTACACGTATTCGAACACGCATCGCTTCGGCGGCGCGGGCGGGAAGGGTTTTATCGATCGAACTCCATTTTCGTCGATCACCAGCATCTCGCCCGGGTCGACCTCGCGAATGTATTCGGCGCGGACCAGGTCGAGCGCGCAGGTCTCCGACGCAACGATCGAGGCACCGTTGAGATTGCCAAGCACCAACGGTCGGAAGCCGTGTGGATCACGGACTGCTATCAGGCAAGACTCGGTAAGCACGACCAGCGAGTATGCGCCGCGCAGCTGCGCGAGCGCTTCGCTCACCTGGGCAACCAGCGTTGGCGCATGCGAGGAAGCGATCAGATGGATGATGACCTCGCTGTCCGAGGAAGATTGGAAGATCGAGCCATTGGCTTCGAGCCGTTCGCGCAGCTCCTGGAAGTTGACCAAGTTGCCGTTGTGCCCTACCGCCAGTCCACCGCGCTTGTACTCGACTACCAGCGGCTGACAATTCTTGATGGAGGTGGAACCGGTTGTTGAGTAGCGATTGTGTCCGATCGCGCTGGTCCCCTCCAGGCGCCCGATGATATCGCTGTTGAAGATATCCGCGACCAGTCCCATCCCGCGATGCGCAATCAACGCCTTGCCGTTGGAGGAGACGATGCCCGCGGATTCCTGTCCGCGATGTTGCAGCGCGTAAAGGCCGAGGTATGCCAGGTTGGCGGCCTCCGGATGGCCGTACACCCCGAATACCCCGCACTCCTCGTGGAAGGCGTCGAGGTTCGATTCCTCGACGCTCAGCACATCGACTTCAGTCATTGACGGCGAGCCTCTTCGGCAGCGCTTCTTCATAGCGACGCTCCAGTTCGCGCACATCTTCGTCCACCACCGGCACCAGCCGAAGCCGCGCTTCGGCCGTTACCCGTCCCAGCGAATGGCACTCAATTCCCCGGCTGGAGAAGATTTGCTCGAGCTGTCCCACGTCTTTAACCGATGACGATATTACTACCGTTGAGGCGCCCTCTCCGAACAATTCTGCTGTCGAGGTAAGGTCCCGCGCCGCGAAGTCCGCTTCCGCACCCACCACGCCGCCCGGATTAAAGCAGCCCTCGGCCAGCGCTACCACCAGCCCGCCCTCCGCTACATCGTGGGCTGATTTTATCAAGCCGCGTTCAGCGGCAGCAACCAGCCCGTCCACCAGCGCGGCCTCGCGTCCCAGGTCGATCGGCGCCAGCGCGTCATCGGCGCTGCCGAACATCGCGGCGTATTCGCTACCAGCCAGCCGAGGCCGATTGGTTCTGAGCAGCAGAATCGAATCGCCGGCCTGCTGGAAGCAAGCCGTGACCCGCCGGCTCACGTCCGCCATCACGCCGAGTACCGCGATGGTGGGGGTGGGAGGAATAGCGCGCCCTTCGGTCTCGTTGTAGAAGCTGACGTTGCCACTCACTACTGGGGCACTAAGCGAGCGGGCCGCATCGCCCAAACCGCGCACACCCTCGGCGAATTGCCACATTATCTCCGGCCGCTCCGGATTTCCGTAGTTGAGGCAGTTGGTTATGCCCACCGGCCGCGCACCCGCGCAAGCCACATTGCGCGCGGCTTCCACGACGGTGGCAACGGCGCCCAGATAGGGGTCGAGAGCGCACGCACGAGGATTGGAGTCCACCGTAAGCGCGATCGCACGCCGGCTGTGCTTGAGCCGCAGCACGGCGGCGTCGCTTAACCCGGGTCCCGAGACGGTATTACCCTGCACGAGCGAGTCGTACTGGCGAAACACCCAGCGCTTCGAGGCTACGTTGGGATTCTCAAGTAACGCTTTAAGTGCCGCAGAGGGCGCTGGAACGCGAGTGGTCACGCGCCCACCAACGCGGGAGGGCACAACCGGTTTCATCGGGCGCTCGTAAGCGGGCGCTTCTTCGGCCAGTACACCGACCGGAAGGTCGGCGACCAGCTGACCACGCCAGCGCGCGCGCCACCGGCGCTCGCCGATAACCTCGCCAATCACCACCGCGTGAAGATCCCAGCGCTCGAAGATCGCCTGCAGTTCTGCTTCGCGCCCGCGCTTGGCAACGATCAGCATACGCTCCTGCGACTCCGACAGGAGAATTTCGTACGGCGTCAGATTTGGCTCGCGCAGCGGAACCCGGTCCAGGTCGAGCTCGACTCCCAGCCCTCCCCGCGCCGCCATCTCGCTCGAAGAGGAGGTCAGACCCGCCGCGCCCATGTCCTGGATCGCGACGATCGCGCCGCTCTTGGCTGCCTCGAGGCATGCCTCGATCAGCAGCTTCTCGGTAAACGGATCGCCGACCTGGACGGTGGGGCGCTTGGACTCGCTTTGCGCATCGAACTCCGCCGATGCGAGCAGCGATGCGCCGTGAATTCCGTCGCGCCCGGTGGCGGAGCCGACGTAGAGAACCGGGTTGCCCACCCCGCTCGCGCGCGCGCTCAGCAGCTCGCCGCGGCGCGCGAGTCCGAGACAGAACGCATTGACGAGGATGTTTCCGTTGTAGGATGGGTCGAACATCACCTCGCCCGCCACCGTCGGCACCCCAACGCAATTGCCGTAGCCGCCGATTCCGCCGACCACGCCGCCCAGCAGATAGCTGGTGCGCGGATGGTCGAAAGATCCGAACTTGAGGGAGTTCATCGAGGCGATCGGCCGCGCGCCCATCGTGAAAATGTCGCGCAGAATTCCGCCGACGCCGGTGGCCGCGCCCTGGTACGGCTCGACGAAAGACGGATGGTTGTGGCTTTCGATCTTGAAGGCCGCGACCCAGCCGTCGCCGACATCGATGGCGCCGGCGTTTTCGCCGGGACCCTGGACCACCAGTTCGCTCCGGCTCGGCAGCGTGCGCAGGTGCTTGCGCGAGGACTTGTAGGAGCAGTGTTCCGACCACATTACCGAGAACACGCCGAGCTCGGTGTAGGTGGGCATGCGGCCGAGGATTGTTTCGATCTTCTGAAATTCGTCCGGGGTGAGGCCGTGCACGCGAGCTTGCTCGCTATCCACGCGCGGCTCACCGGGCAGTGAAACCGGAATCATCGCGCGCTCTCGATAATCGAGCGGAAAATCTTGAGGCCGTCCTCACCGCCGAGCAGCGCCTCGACCGCGTGTTCCGGATGCGGCATGAGGCCGAACACATTGAATCGTTCGTTGGCCACGCCCGCAATCGCGTGCAGCGAACCGTTGGGGTTTGCCGCGTCGCTCTGCTGTCCGGCGGCGTCCACGTAGCGTAGCAGCACCTGCCCGCGCTCTTCCATCTGGCGAAGTTCGGCTGCCGGCGCCACGTAAAGTCCCTCGCCGTGCTTGATCGGCAACTTGAGCACCTCGCCCTGGCGCAGCGCGCAGGTAAACGGGGTCTGCGCGTTTTCGACGCGCACATGTACAGGCTCGCAGATGAACGACAGGGTGCGATTTCGCGTCAGCGCACCCGGCAGCAGATGAGCCTCGCACAGCACCTGGAAGCCGTTGCAGGTGCCAACGACCAATCCGCCCTCGGCGGCGAATTTGGCGACGCTGTCCATTATCGGGGAAAACCGTGCGATCGCGCCGCAGCGGAGATAATCGCCGTAGCTGAAGCCCCCCGGCAATAGCACGCATTCCACACCTTGAAGGGAGGTGTCTTTATGCCACAGCAGCGATGCTTCCTGGCCCATCACCTCCCGCAGCGCCCAGAGCGCGTCGTTGTCGTCCAGCGAACCGGGGAACCTGACTACCCCCCATTTCATTCGCCTTCGACCTCGAACGTGTAGTCCTCGATGAGCGGATTGGCGAGCAACCGCTCGCACATCTGGTGTGCCTGGTCACGCGCCTCGGCAGTCGATTGGGCGCCGATCTCAAGCACGATGTACTTGCCGATCTTGACGCCGGCAACGCTCTTGAAGCCAAGGCTCTTCAGCGCATGCTCGACTGCGCGGCCCTGCGGGTCGAGGATTCCCCTGCGCGGGGTAACGAAGACTTTCACCTGCAAGCGCGGACCCTCCTCCCCGCGTCCGGCGGGAAACGCCCGGAGGAGCGGTGCGCTATCTCAAACATCGGGACTCATCTGCTCCGCGCGCCGGAACCGCGACACTCAGCTCTCCACCCTGCGCAGCATCTCGTGGTAAGCCTCCTCCACGCCACCCAGATCGCGGCGAAACCGGTCTTTGTCCAGCTTTTGGCGCGTCTGCTTGTCCCAGAAGCGGCAGGTGTCGGGACAGATCTCGTCGCCCAGCAGGATCTCGCCCTTGTGGCGACCGAACTCCAGCTTGAAATCGACCAATAGTACGCCGCGCTCATCGAGGAAGCGCTTGAGGATTTCATTGACCTTAAGTGCCAGTGACTTGATTTGCTCGATCTCGGGCGCAGTCGCCCACCCGAATTCGATCGCGTGTTCGGGGTAAATCAGCGGATCATCTAGCGGGTCGGACTTGTAGTAGTACTCGACCACCGGCTGCTTGAGCGGCGCGCCCTCCTCGCGGCCGAGCCGCTTCGCCATCGAGCCCGCGACGATATTCCGCACCACGGTTTCGACCGGAACGATATCGAGGCGCTTGCACAGCATCTCGCGATCGTCCAGGCGGCGGACAAAATGGGTCCTGACCCCGGCGCGTTCCAGCAGAGTGAAGAACAATTCCGACATCCGGTTGTTCATCACACCCTTGTCTTCGATGGTCCCGCGCTTTTTGGCGTTGAACGCGGTCGCATCGTCCTTGAAGTACTGGATCACGAGGTCCGGGTCCGACGTCGTGTAGAGCTTCTTGGCCTTGCCCTCGTAGAACATTTCACGTTTTTGAGGAGCAGATTGCACTTTTATCTCCGTTTGCTTTCAACTATCTGACTGCCGCTAGGCCGACAACGAAACCGTCCGGACGACTATCCACAACAGGGTTTTTCTATTCACAACGCGCGTCGAACCGGGGTGCGTGAATCTCTCTATCACCCTCCCGATTTGGGCGCGTAACGTTCAACCAATGCCGCCGCGAGGCCTCCGTAGCTGCGCGGCGAGAGCTTCCGGAGCGCTTCGCGAGCGCGGTTTTCAAGCGGCAAAGCCTCGATAAATTCCTGGATCGCGCGACGGTCGACTCTCCGGCCACGGGTCAGCTCCTTCAGAGTCTCATACGGCCGTGGCAGCCCATAGGCGCGCATCAGCGTCTGAATACCCTCCGCAACCACCTCCCAGGCCTCCTCATCCTCAAGATCCGCGGCGATTCGAGGCTCGTTGACCTCGACGCGGCCCAGGCCTCGCTCGAGTGCCGCCAGGGCGACTACCACGTGCCCGAACGCGGTCCCCACCGCGCGCAGCGCGGTGGAGTCGCTCAAGTCCCGCTGCCAGCGGGAAATGGGCAGTTTCGCCGCCAGATGCCCCAGCAGTGCTGATGCGGTCCCGAAATTGCCCTCGGCGTTCTCAAAATCAATCGGATTGACCTTGTGTGGCATCACCGACGAGCCGGTCTCGCCCTTGACCGCCTTCTGGCTGAAGTAGCCGATCGAGATATACGCCCATATGTCGCGGCAGAAACCGAGCAGGATGGTGTCGATGCGTTCAACCACCGCGAACATCTCGGCCATAAAATCGTGGCTTTCGATCTGCGTGGTCAGCGGGTTCCAGACCAGGGCCAGACCCTCCACGAATCTCCGCGAATGGGCGAGCCAATCGACCTCGGGAGCAGCAAAGTGATGAGCATTGAAATTGCCGACCGCGCCGTTGCATTTGCCCAGATATTCCTGGCGCCGGAGCTGGGCAAGCTGGCGATCGAGGCGCGCCGCAAAAATGGCGAGTTCCTTGCCAAGAGTGGTCGGCGAGGCTTCCTGGCCGTGGGTTCGCGCGAGCATGGCAAGCGAGCGGTAGCGATAGGCCAGGCCGGAAATACGCGCAACGATCTTCTCGATCTGCGGAATCAGCTCTCGCTGCGCGAATTCCTTCAGGCTGAGCGCGTAGGCGAGATTGTTGATGTCCTCGCTGGTACAGCCGAAATGTACCAGCTCGATCGGCAGTTTTCCGTCCACCATCGCCACGCGTTCTTTCAGGAAATACTCAACCGCTTTCACGTCGTGGTTGGTCTCGGACTCGAGCTCCTTGACTTTGCGGGCATCGTCGAGTGAGAAGCTCTCGTAGATTGCCCGCAACTTTTTCTGCGTTGCTGCCGGCAGCGGCGCCAGCGCGTCGAATCGAGAATTTTCCGCGAGGGTCAAGTACCATTCGACTTCGACCCTCACGCGATAACGGATCAGGGCGAACTCACTGAAATATTCCGCCAGTACACGCGTGCGTGCGCGGTAACGCCCATCGATGGGGCTTACCGCCATCAAAGCGGCATCGATATCGGCCGACTTGAATGCCACCGGGACTCGAGATCGTTTGAGTACCACGGAATTATCGCCCATCGCCCAACACCTAGATAGAGGGTCGCGTTCTTTCAGTTCGCTCACCGTCCGGTGTGCCCGAAACCACCCGGTCCGCGGCCACTTCCGGCGAGTTCATGCACTTCCTCGATCTCGGCCCGCACCGCGGGCGCGATCACGAGTTGCGCGATGCGATCGCCCGGATGAATTTCAATCGTGCGGTCGCCCAGGTTCACGATCAGCACCTTCACCTCACCACGATAGTCCGCGTCGATAGTTCCCGGTGAGTTGATCATGGTGAGGCCTTCATTGATCGCCCGGCCGCTGCGAGGTCGAACCTGCCCCTCATAGCCGGGAGGAATTTCAATCGTCAGGCCGGTCGGAATCGCACGCCGCTCGTGGGGAGCGACGAAAACGGTGCCGCTGACGTCGGCTGCCAGGTCCATCCCGGCGGCATGCTGAGTTTGATATACGGGAAGCTGCGCGCTTTGGCGAAGACGCCTGAATTTGATGACTACGCTCATGCTTGGGAGAAGTGCTCCAGCAGCTCCGATCAAAGCGGAATGCTAGAAGCAAAGCGAGCGCAGCGGCGCTGGAATTCCACAAATGCCCGCTCCCGGTTGCCCTGCCCTTCATGCGGACCAAGGCGCAGAAGACGCTAGCCGAGTTCGGAAAAAACGCTGGTGCCGAGCTGGCGGCCCTTTAGGTCACCGAGCAGGGCCATCGCCATCTTGCCGGGTTCGAACAGCGCATTCGCCAGTTCGACGATCTGATCTGCGGTGACGCTGTCGATGCCATCGGCCAGTTCTTCGAGCGGGACCTCGCGCGCAAAGTAAATCTCGTTGCGCGCGAGCCGGTTCATCCTGCTCTCGGTCCCTTCCAGACCGAGCAGCATGTTGCCTTTGATCTGGCTCTTGGCGCGCGCCAATTCCTCGGGCCTGAGACCCTCCCGCACGACCTTGCGGATCTCCTTGAGCGTCACTTCGAGAACTTCGTCGAGCCACTCTGGATTGGTCCCCGCGTAGATGAGCGAGTAGCCGCAGTCCGCGTACGATGCCATCGATGAGTAAATACTGTAGACGCGGCCGCGCTTCTCGCGGACTTCCTGGAACAAGCGCGACGACATCCCGCCCCCCAAGGCGGTGTTAAGCACGTAGCTGGTGTAGCGCAGGTCGCTGACCTGGCTTAGGCCGGGACCCCCGATGCAGATATGCATCTGCTCGAGCTGCTTCTCGTGGTTCACCACCATCGGCGTTTCGTCGGGTGGCGCAATTTTCTCGACTCGCCCATCGCCGGGAATTCCGCCGAACAGGCGCTGGCAGTCGTGCACCAGTTGATTGTGATCCACCTGTCCGGCTGCGGCGATGAAGATTCGACCCGCGCGATAGCGCTCGCCCATGAATGACACCAGGAGGTCGCGATCGATCCGGTTTACCGTAGCGACGGAACCGAAAATCGGCAGCGCCAGCGGATGGCCGCGCCAGAAGTTGAGCGTAAATAGGTCGTGGATGAAATCGTCCGGGGTGTCTTCGGCCTGGGAGATTTCCTGCAGGACCACCTGGCGCTCGCGATCGATTTCTTCCGGGGCAAACAGCGACTCCAAAAAAATGTCGGCGAGCAGTTCGGTGGCCATCGGCAGATGCTGCCCCAGCACCTTGGCGTAGTAGCAGGTGTACTCCTTCCCGGTAAACGCGTTCAGCACGCCGCCGACCGCGTCCATCTCTTCGGCGATTTGCGCGGCGGTGCGCTTGCGCGTGCCCTTGAACAACAGGTGCTCGATAAAGTGGCTCACACCATTGTCGGCAGGTTCTTCGTAGCGCGAGCCGTTCTCCACCCAGATTCCGATGGTGCTCGAGAGGACGTGCGGCATGGACTCGGTCAGAACCCGCAGGCCGTTGCTTAGGCTGGAGCTGGAAATCATCGGCTGATCTGCTGGCCGCGGACTACTTGGCCCGCGCCAGGTCCTGCTTCGCCTCGCGCAGCGAGAGCCGGATCTTGCCGCTGCGATCCACGTCCAGAACCTTGACGTCGACCTCGTCGCCTTCACGTACCACGTCCTCGACGCGGCGCACGCGCTCCTCAGAAAGCTGCGAGATGTGGAGCAAGCCGTCGGTGCCCGGCATGATTTCAACGAACGCCCCGAACTCGACCACCTTGCGCACCTTGCCGTGGTAGATCTTGCCGACCTCGGGCTCGGCACAGATCGCCTGGATTGCTGCGATCGCCTTTTCCAGCGAGGGGCCATCCGCCGACGCGATGAGCACGGTGCCGTCGTCCTCGATATCGATCTTGGCGCCGGTTTCCTCGACCAAACCGCGAATCACCTTGCCTCCCGGGCCGATCACCTCGCGAATCTTGTCGGGCTTGATGTGAATGGTCACGATGCGCGGCGCGTAAGCCGAGATGTCCTTGCGCGGGGTCGCGAGCGCTTTCTCCATCACCGACAAGATGAACAGACGGGCGTCGCGCGCCTGGTAGAGCGCCTGGCGCAGGATCTCGCGGGTGATGCCGCCGGCCTTGTTGTCCATCTGGATGGCGGTCACGCCGCTAGCCGTGCCGGCGACTTTAAAGTCCATGTCGCCGAGATGGTCTTCGTCTCCAAGGATGTCGGTGAGGACCGCGACCTTGTCCCCTTCCTTGACCAGTCCCATCGCGATTCCCGCGACCGGCGCCTTGATCGGGACGCCGGCATCCATCAGTGCGAGGGTTCCGCCGCAGACGGTGGCCATCGAGGAGCTGCCATTCGATTCAAGCACCTCGGAGACCACCCGAATCGTGTACGGAAAATCCGCCTCGTCCGGCAGCACCGGCGTGAGCGCGCGCTCCGCCAATGCCCCATGACCGATTTCGCGCCGCGACGGAGCGCGCAGAAATTTGACTTCTCCCGTGGAAAACGGGGGAAAGTTGTAGTGCAGCATGAATTTCTTGAATCGCTCGCCGAGCAGCGCATCGATCTTCTGCTCGTCCGAGCCGGTACCCAGGGTTGCGGTCGCCAGCACCTGGGTCTCGCCGCGACTGAACACCGCCGAGCCATGTGTGCGCGGCAGCACTTGCACCTCTGCGCTCAGCGGGCGGATGTCGGTGGGCTTGCGATCATCGATGCGCCGGCCCTTGTCCAGAATTTCGGAACGGACCCGTTCGCGCACCAGCTTGTCACAGGCCTCCGCCAGCTCGCCGCTGCGCTCGGCGAATCGTTCGCCCAACTGGGCAACGGCCTGGTCAGTCAGCGAGTAGAGCGCCGTGTTGCGCTCCTTCTTGCTCGCGATCGAGAGCGCCCGCTCGATGCCATCGCCGATCTGCTGCTTGACCGCCACCAGCAGCTCCGGGTCCAGAGCCTTCTGGGTGAATTCACGCTTGGGCTTGCCCGCGAGGTTGCGCAGCTCTTCCTGCATCTCGAACAGGGGTTGCATCGCCTCGTGTGCGGTAAACAGCGCCTCGACCACGGTGTCCTCGTCGACCACTTCAGCACCGCCT
Above is a window of Candidatus Binataceae bacterium DNA encoding:
- a CDS encoding sigma-70 family RNA polymerase sigma factor; its protein translation is MAAKRATGAEKRELFEAEALPHLDTVYAMAVRLVHNADDANDLLQETVLRAWRFFDHFQPGTNCRAWLLTILFNNFRNGYRRTSREQPASATSDFDHRLEAASLSDQRQEGNPETAVSARSMDREVESAFNSMPDEFRSALLLIDVQELSYREASQVLEVPVGTIKSRVSRGRTLMRQALQSYAKDRGIIRS
- the purC gene encoding phosphoribosylaminoimidazolesuccinocarboxamide synthase; the encoded protein is MQSAPQKREMFYEGKAKKLYTTSDPDLVIQYFKDDATAFNAKKRGTIEDKGVMNNRMSELFFTLLERAGVRTHFVRRLDDREMLCKRLDIVPVETVVRNIVAGSMAKRLGREEGAPLKQPVVEYYYKSDPLDDPLIYPEHAIEFGWATAPEIEQIKSLALKVNEILKRFLDERGVLLVDFKLEFGRHKGEILLGDEICPDTCRFWDKQTRQKLDKDRFRRDLGGVEEAYHEMLRRVES
- the purB gene encoding adenylosuccinate lyase: MGDNSVVLKRSRVPVAFKSADIDAALMAVSPIDGRYRARTRVLAEYFSEFALIRYRVRVEVEWYLTLAENSRFDALAPLPAATQKKLRAIYESFSLDDARKVKELESETNHDVKAVEYFLKERVAMVDGKLPIELVHFGCTSEDINNLAYALSLKEFAQRELIPQIEKIVARISGLAYRYRSLAMLARTHGQEASPTTLGKELAIFAARLDRQLAQLRRQEYLGKCNGAVGNFNAHHFAAPEVDWLAHSRRFVEGLALVWNPLTTQIESHDFMAEMFAVVERIDTILLGFCRDIWAYISIGYFSQKAVKGETGSSVMPHKVNPIDFENAEGNFGTASALLGHLAAKLPISRWQRDLSDSTALRAVGTAFGHVVVALAALERGLGRVEVNEPRIAADLEDEEAWEVVAEGIQTLMRAYGLPRPYETLKELTRGRRVDRRAIQEFIEALPLENRAREALRKLSPRSYGGLAAALVERYAPKSGG
- the purQ gene encoding phosphoribosylformylglycinamidine synthase subunit PurQ, producing MKWGVVRFPGSLDDNDALWALREVMGQEASLLWHKDTSLQGVECVLLPGGFSYGDYLRCGAIARFSPIMDSVAKFAAEGGLVVGTCNGFQVLCEAHLLPGALTRNRTLSFICEPVHVRVENAQTPFTCALRQGEVLKLPIKHGEGLYVAPAAELRQMEERGQVLLRYVDAAGQQSDAANPNGSLHAIAGVANERFNVFGLMPHPEHAVEALLGGEDGLKIFRSIIESAR
- the dut gene encoding dUTP diphosphatase, with product MSVVIKFRRLRQSAQLPVYQTQHAAGMDLAADVSGTVFVAPHERRAIPTGLTIEIPPGYEGQVRPRSGRAINEGLTMINSPGTIDADYRGEVKVLIVNLGDRTIEIHPGDRIAQLVIAPAVRAEIEEVHELAGSGRGPGGFGHTGR
- the purF gene encoding amidophosphoribosyltransferase → MTEVDVLSVEESNLDAFHEECGVFGVYGHPEAANLAYLGLYALQHRGQESAGIVSSNGKALIAHRGMGLVADIFNSDIIGRLEGTSAIGHNRYSTTGSTSIKNCQPLVVEYKRGGLAVGHNGNLVNFQELRERLEANGSIFQSSSDSEVIIHLIASSHAPTLVAQVSEALAQLRGAYSLVVLTESCLIAVRDPHGFRPLVLGNLNGASIVASETCALDLVRAEYIREVDPGEMLVIDENGVRSIKPFPPAPPKRCVFEYVYFARPDSLLYGRNVYQVRKTQGRALARECPAEADIVVPVPDAGNAAALGFAEESGLPFEMGLVRSHYVGRTFIEPRQSIRHFGVKIKFNPVAELLRNKRIVLIEDSIVRGTTLRKVIPMLREAGAREVHMRIAAPPTTHSCFYGIDTPTREELLAASHSVEEIRRYIGADSLGYLSWEGLYSFINSGREEFCDACFTGNYPVEIPRRHEPHQLHLFDAKEREAERISSIVER
- the purS gene encoding phosphoribosylformylglycinamidine synthase subunit PurS codes for the protein MKVFVTPRRGILDPQGRAVEHALKSLGFKSVAGVKIGKYIVLEIGAQSTAEARDQAHQMCERLLANPLIEDYTFEVEGE
- a CDS encoding zf-HC2 domain-containing protein, which encodes MDCGTYIEQFLSAHADGELSEDELRAAEEHVAGCAACRERLKEERALKQTLHEHLGALKTPTQVRERIRLALDREQASESFPEPSPAVRGASRSKWLRPRIWVPGAIAALLVIGLTTLSTFSPPRHPAVQLDQALEEAFSTDSVPLFDGGVRHLQSFEKKFEPNVPSGSPADISDAYLGHKMPGYLWNFGPSGFQLAGGRLETLPSGDLAAYTFYRGDKGGILCVYEHFQGTFPGGPIHETHEHSYYVYKGYSICISKYPRGDFVCILITHRPIDEFMQTIADSSM
- the purL gene encoding phosphoribosylformylglycinamidine synthase subunit PurL codes for the protein MIPVSLPGEPRVDSEQARVHGLTPDEFQKIETILGRMPTYTELGVFSVMWSEHCSYKSSRKHLRTLPSRSELVVQGPGENAGAIDVGDGWVAAFKIESHNHPSFVEPYQGAATGVGGILRDIFTMGARPIASMNSLKFGSFDHPRTSYLLGGVVGGIGGYGNCVGVPTVAGEVMFDPSYNGNILVNAFCLGLARRGELLSARASGVGNPVLYVGSATGRDGIHGASLLASAEFDAQSESKRPTVQVGDPFTEKLLIEACLEAAKSGAIVAIQDMGAAGLTSSSSEMAARGGLGVELDLDRVPLREPNLTPYEILLSESQERMLIVAKRGREAELQAIFERWDLHAVVIGEVIGERRWRARWRGQLVADLPVGVLAEEAPAYERPMKPVVPSRVGGRVTTRVPAPSAALKALLENPNVASKRWVFRQYDSLVQGNTVSGPGLSDAAVLRLKHSRRAIALTVDSNPRACALDPYLGAVATVVEAARNVACAGARPVGITNCLNYGNPERPEIMWQFAEGVRGLGDAARSLSAPVVSGNVSFYNETEGRAIPPTPTIAVLGVMADVSRRVTACFQQAGDSILLLRTNRPRLAGSEYAAMFGSADDALAPIDLGREAALVDGLVAAAERGLIKSAHDVAEGGLVVALAEGCFNPGGVVGAEADFAARDLTSTAELFGEGASTVVISSSVKDVGQLEQIFSSRGIECHSLGRVTAEARLRLVPVVDEDVRELERRYEEALPKRLAVND